A window from Roseburia sp. 499 encodes these proteins:
- the rpsA gene encoding 30S ribosomal protein S1: protein MSEMSFEQMLEESFKTIRNGEVVDGTVIDVKPDEIILNIGYKSDGIITRNEYTNEPNVDLTTVVSVGDTMEAKVLKVNDGEGQVLLTYKRLAAEKGSKRLEEAFNNQEVLTANVAQVLDGGLSVVIDEARIFIPASLVSDTYEKDLTKYKDQEIQFVITEFNPRRRRIIGDRKQLLVAKKAELQKELFAKINVGDVMEGTVKNVTDFGAFIDLGGADGLLHISEMSWGRVENPKKVFKVGDVVKVFIKDINENKIALSMKFEDENPWKDAASKYAVGTVVKGVVARMTDFGAFVELAPGVDALLHVSQISREHVEKPADVLSVGQEIEAEVVDFNEEEKKISLSVKALLAPEEDAEATDAE, encoded by the coding sequence ATGTCAGAAATGAGTTTTGAACAAATGTTGGAAGAATCATTTAAAACAATAAGAAATGGAGAGGTAGTCGACGGTACCGTTATTGATGTGAAACCAGACGAGATCATCTTGAACATTGGTTACAAGTCCGATGGAATCATTACTCGTAATGAATATACAAACGAACCAAATGTTGACTTGACCACAGTTGTATCCGTAGGTGATACTATGGAAGCTAAGGTACTGAAAGTAAACGATGGCGAAGGTCAGGTATTGTTGACATACAAGCGTCTTGCTGCAGAAAAAGGAAGCAAGAGACTGGAAGAAGCATTTAACAATCAGGAAGTGCTTACTGCAAATGTTGCACAGGTATTAGATGGAGGCTTAAGCGTAGTAATCGATGAAGCAAGAATTTTTATTCCTGCAAGCTTGGTATCTGATACATACGAAAAAGATTTGACTAAGTATAAGGATCAGGAAATTCAGTTTGTTATTACTGAATTCAATCCACGCAGAAGAAGAATCATTGGTGATAGAAAACAGTTATTGGTTGCAAAGAAAGCAGAATTACAAAAGGAATTATTTGCTAAGATTAATGTTGGAGATGTTATGGAAGGAACTGTTAAGAATGTTACAGACTTCGGTGCATTTATTGACTTAGGCGGAGCTGACGGATTGCTTCATATTTCTGAAATGTCTTGGGGCAGAGTAGAGAATCCAAAGAAAGTATTCAAAGTTGGCGATGTTGTTAAAGTATTTATCAAGGATATTAACGAAAACAAGATTGCATTAAGCATGAAGTTTGAAGATGAGAATCCATGGAAGGATGCAGCTTCTAAATATGCAGTGGGAACTGTTGTAAAAGGTGTAGTTGCAAGAATGACAGATTTTGGCGCATTTGTAGAATTAGCACCTGGTGTAGATGCATTGTTACACGTTTCACAGATTTCTAGAGAACATGTAGAGAAACCTGCTGATGTATTAAGCGTTGGACAGGAAATTGAAGCTGAAGTTGTTGATTTCAACGAAGAAGAGAAGAAAATCAGTTTAAGTGTAAAGGCACTGTTGGCTCCGGAAGAAGATGCGGAAGCAACTGATGCAGAATAA
- a CDS encoding CheR family methyltransferase: MFTGYEEFKKDIFALTKIDLNAYKEKQMKRRIDTLITKNSVNNYKDYVALIKSDKEKFEQFVNFLTINVSEFYRNPEQWEILDKEVFPTLIQKFGKNLKIWSAACSTGDEPYSLVMALSKHIPVNQIKIIATDIDKQVLDKARLGLYNEKSIASVPAEFKKKYFKQIGSSYQISDEIKRQVEFKEHNLLKDPYPAGCHLIVCRNVLIYFTEEAKEEIYKKFNASLNKEGILFIGSTEQIMNYKELNYLRKQSFFFEKA; the protein is encoded by the coding sequence ATGTTTACCGGATATGAAGAGTTTAAGAAAGATATTTTTGCACTAACAAAGATTGATTTGAATGCTTATAAAGAAAAGCAGATGAAACGTAGGATTGATACCCTGATTACGAAGAATAGTGTCAATAACTACAAAGATTATGTAGCGTTGATTAAAAGTGATAAGGAAAAGTTTGAGCAGTTTGTAAATTTTCTTACAATTAATGTATCGGAATTTTACCGAAATCCAGAGCAATGGGAAATATTAGATAAAGAAGTATTTCCAACTCTAATTCAAAAGTTTGGAAAAAATCTTAAGATTTGGAGTGCTGCATGTTCTACAGGTGATGAACCATATTCTTTGGTAATGGCGCTGTCAAAGCATATACCTGTTAATCAGATTAAAATTATAGCAACTGATATTGATAAACAGGTACTGGATAAGGCAAGACTGGGTCTTTATAATGAGAAAAGTATTGCTTCTGTGCCGGCAGAGTTTAAGAAAAAGTATTTTAAGCAGATTGGAAGTTCTTACCAGATTTCTGATGAAATTAAGCGTCAGGTGGAATTTAAGGAACATAATCTGTTGAAGGATCCTTATCCTGCCGGATGTCATTTGATTGTCTGCAGAAATGTACTTATTTATTTTACAGAAGAGGCAAAAGAAGAGATTTATAAGAAGTTCAATGCTTCATTGAATAAAGAAGGAATACTTTTTATTGGAAGTACTGAGCAGATTATGAATTACAAAGAATTGAATTATTTAAGAAAACAGTCGTTTTTCTTTGAAAAAGCATAA